A region of Candidatus Polarisedimenticolia bacterium DNA encodes the following proteins:
- a CDS encoding cell division protein FtsL, with translation MRSQDSTRRVVLNQHLVKERDQARVRDLRRVVWICAAILAPVLFYVWQQVEYIRYGYQVEQLRTERSRLTEWNRKLKLERATLLNLKRIEKVASGRLGLVPPSPENTVKIRLSGDGSPASVARRKDPVDGLAAAER, from the coding sequence GTGAGATCCCAGGATTCGACCCGCCGCGTCGTCCTGAATCAACACCTGGTCAAGGAGCGGGACCAGGCGCGCGTCCGGGACCTGCGGCGGGTGGTGTGGATTTGCGCCGCCATCCTCGCGCCGGTCCTCTTCTACGTCTGGCAGCAGGTGGAGTACATCCGCTACGGCTACCAGGTGGAGCAGCTGCGGACGGAGAGAAGCCGCCTGACGGAATGGAACCGGAAGCTGAAGCTTGAACGGGCCACCCTGCTGAACCTGAAGCGGATCGAAAAGGTCGCCTCGGGACGGCTCGGCCTCGTGCCACCCTCGCCGGAAAACACCGTGAAGATTCGGCTCAGCGGCGACGGCTCACCCGCGAGCGTGGCGCGCCGCAAGGATCCGGTCGACGGGCTGGCCGCGGCGGAACGGTAA
- the murD gene encoding UDP-N-acetylmuramoyl-L-alanine--D-glutamate ligase, translated as MERISGRRFVVAGAGVSGLALTRFLLERGGEVTLSDSRSEGLGPEVAEAGRRGARLELGGHDEARFAEADQVLVSPGVPLGLPALRAARGAGVPVWGEIEFASRFLTGKILGITGTNGKSTTTTLTARLLVEGGVDAVACGNLGTPLIDQVAADSPARHYVLELSSFQLEGIEAFRPDLAVLLNVAPDHQDRYASHADYLSAKARIFENQRDGDQALLNRDDPEANAFTGRIAARTRHFSRLESVEDGACVESGRIVLRAGGRSREVMPAGEVPLVGIHNLENVLASVAAAGLCGVEPRTMAATLREFRGLPHRLELVAEIEGVRYYNDSKATNVAATAKSLESFPSGVILILGGKDKGGDFASLVPLIRERAAGVVFMGKARDSIRAQVGEPVPSRVVVSLAEAIAAAREMASAGQVVLLAPGCASFDAYRSFEERGDDFKDRVLALAGKPGTRGGGR; from the coding sequence ATGGAGCGCATATCGGGTCGGCGGTTCGTCGTGGCGGGCGCGGGAGTCAGCGGGCTGGCTCTGACCCGCTTTCTGCTGGAGCGCGGAGGAGAAGTGACTCTCAGTGACAGCCGGTCGGAAGGGCTCGGCCCGGAGGTCGCGGAGGCCGGGCGGCGCGGGGCCCGCCTGGAGCTGGGAGGGCACGACGAAGCCCGGTTCGCCGAGGCGGATCAGGTCCTGGTCAGCCCCGGCGTTCCCCTCGGGCTTCCCGCCCTCCGGGCGGCGCGAGGCGCCGGCGTCCCCGTCTGGGGTGAGATCGAGTTCGCCTCGCGGTTCCTCACCGGGAAGATCCTCGGCATCACGGGAACGAACGGGAAGAGCACCACGACGACCCTGACCGCCCGGCTGCTCGTTGAGGGCGGCGTCGACGCCGTGGCGTGCGGCAACCTGGGAACGCCGCTCATCGACCAGGTCGCGGCCGACTCGCCCGCGCGCCACTACGTCCTGGAGCTCTCCTCGTTCCAGCTGGAGGGAATCGAGGCCTTCCGGCCCGACTTGGCGGTTCTCCTCAACGTCGCGCCCGATCATCAGGACCGCTACGCGAGCCACGCCGACTACCTATCCGCCAAGGCGAGGATCTTCGAGAACCAGCGGGACGGGGACCAGGCCCTGCTGAACCGGGACGATCCCGAAGCGAACGCGTTCACGGGAAGGATCGCGGCCCGCACCCGTCATTTCAGCCGCCTGGAGAGCGTCGAAGACGGAGCCTGCGTCGAGTCGGGGCGGATCGTGCTGCGCGCCGGCGGGCGCTCGCGCGAGGTGATGCCGGCCGGCGAAGTCCCCCTCGTCGGAATCCACAATCTGGAGAACGTGCTCGCTTCCGTCGCCGCGGCGGGTCTGTGCGGGGTCGAGCCCCGAACGATGGCGGCCACGCTCCGCGAGTTCCGCGGCCTGCCGCATCGCCTCGAGCTCGTCGCGGAGATCGAGGGGGTGCGCTATTACAACGACTCCAAGGCGACGAACGTCGCCGCCACCGCCAAGTCGCTGGAGAGCTTCCCCTCCGGCGTCATCCTGATTCTGGGAGGGAAGGACAAGGGAGGGGACTTCGCCTCGCTCGTCCCCCTGATCCGCGAGCGCGCGGCGGGCGTCGTCTTCATGGGGAAGGCGCGCGACTCGATTCGGGCCCAAGTGGGAGAGCCGGTCCCTTCCCGCGTCGTGGTCTCCCTCGCGGAGGCGATCGCGGCGGCCCGGGAGATGGCCTCGGCCGGCCAGGTGGTTCTCCTGGCCCCCGGCTGCGCCTCCTTCGACGCCTACCGGAGCTTCGAGGAGCGGGGCGACGATTTCAAAGACCGGGTGCTCGCCCTCGCCGGGAAGCCGGGGACGCGGGGAGGGGGGCGCTGA
- the mraY gene encoding phospho-N-acetylmuramoyl-pentapeptide-transferase, whose protein sequence is MLYRLLYPLHEYFSVFNVFRYITFRSALATLTALLISFGLGSWLIRKLKDLQIGQNIRPEGPQTHHTKKGTPTMGGLLIILAAVLPTLLWADLTNRYVWIAVASTLAFGVIGFLDDYLKLRKVRSLGLSVRGKMAAQILVAALIGVYLIHLAEIDMFTTQFSFPFFKRWMPDLGWFYVPFIMLVVVGSANAVNLTDGLDGLAIGSVLIASATFAILTYIAGNAVAATYLGVINVKGSGELTVFCGALVGASLGFLWFNCNPAEIFMGDVGSMALGGAMGTVAVLIKQEILLVFVGGLFVLEAVSVILQVISFKARGRRIFRMAPLHHHFELAGWAEPKVIIRFWILAIIFALVSLSTLKLR, encoded by the coding sequence ATGCTCTACCGGCTCCTCTACCCGCTGCATGAATACTTCTCGGTCTTCAACGTGTTCCGCTACATCACGTTCCGGTCCGCGCTCGCGACGCTGACGGCTTTACTGATCTCTTTCGGCCTCGGATCGTGGCTGATCCGCAAGCTGAAGGATCTTCAGATAGGGCAGAACATCAGACCCGAGGGGCCTCAAACCCACCACACCAAGAAAGGCACCCCGACCATGGGGGGGCTGCTGATCATTCTCGCGGCCGTGCTCCCCACCCTTCTCTGGGCTGACCTCACCAACCGATACGTGTGGATCGCCGTGGCGTCCACTCTCGCCTTCGGGGTCATCGGATTCCTCGATGACTACCTCAAGCTGCGAAAGGTGAGGTCCCTCGGGCTGAGCGTTCGAGGCAAGATGGCGGCGCAAATCCTGGTCGCCGCTCTCATCGGCGTGTACCTGATCCATCTCGCCGAGATCGACATGTTCACGACCCAGTTCTCCTTCCCGTTCTTCAAGCGCTGGATGCCGGATCTGGGATGGTTCTACGTCCCCTTCATCATGCTGGTCGTCGTCGGATCCGCCAACGCGGTGAACCTCACCGACGGCCTGGACGGGCTGGCGATCGGCAGCGTCCTGATCGCCTCGGCGACCTTCGCCATCCTGACCTACATCGCGGGCAACGCCGTCGCCGCGACCTATCTGGGCGTGATCAACGTCAAGGGAAGCGGCGAGCTGACGGTCTTTTGCGGGGCGCTCGTCGGCGCCTCGCTCGGCTTCCTCTGGTTCAACTGCAACCCCGCGGAGATCTTCATGGGGGACGTCGGCTCGATGGCGCTCGGAGGCGCCATGGGAACCGTGGCGGTCCTCATCAAGCAGGAGATCCTCCTGGTGTTCGTCGGCGGGCTGTTCGTCCTCGAGGCGGTGTCGGTGATCCTGCAGGTGATCTCGTTCAAAGCGAGGGGACGCCGGATTTTCCGGATGGCCCCCCTTCACCATCATTTCGAGCTGGCCGGCTGGGCGGAGCCCAAGGTGATCATCCGATTCTGGATCCTCGCCATCATCTTCGCCCTGGTCAGCCTTTCGACCCTCAAGCTGCGCTAG
- a CDS encoding UDP-N-acetylmuramoyl-L-alanyl-D-glutamate--2,6-diaminopimelate ligase — protein MQPGSDGGAALILSRILEDVAVDRITGPADPTVLGLAYDSRKVEEGYLFAAIAGEVRDGSQFIPEAVQRGACAILSSRPAPDPPPVTWVRVPDDREALAIAARNYYSRPDERTGVIGVTGTNGKTTVVHLVESILKAAGEKVCALGTLAYRIGSEEMRAERTTPESVDLCRILDRAASEGCRHAVMEVSSHSLALKRVAGLRFAAAVFTNLTRDHLDFHGDMEHYREAKSMLFRDLPEGHPAVVNADDPAASHFLSLTRGRPVTYGFGEGADVRIESFQPDWKGIQMTLSVAGAALPLRSRLFGRPNASNIAAAVAATTALGTKPEHAAAGVAALAGVPGRLESVEAGQRFSVYVDYAHTDDALTSTLKTVRELRPRRLIVVFGCGGDRDRTKRPLMGAAAARLADLAILTSDNPRTEDPLAIVAEVEKGILKVTSDRKRYRVIPDRREAIRAALMEADGGDAVLIAGKGHETYQILRDRTVPFDDREVAREILRTRVPANSGHGAP, from the coding sequence ATGCAGCCTGGCTCTGACGGAGGAGCGGCCTTGATTCTCTCCCGCATCCTGGAAGACGTGGCGGTGGACCGCATTACCGGCCCCGCCGACCCGACCGTCCTCGGACTCGCCTACGACTCGAGGAAAGTGGAGGAGGGGTATCTTTTCGCCGCCATCGCGGGGGAGGTCCGGGACGGCAGTCAGTTCATCCCCGAAGCGGTGCAGCGCGGCGCGTGCGCGATCCTCTCCAGCCGTCCCGCGCCGGATCCTCCCCCGGTCACCTGGGTGCGCGTCCCGGACGACCGCGAGGCGCTGGCGATCGCGGCGCGCAACTACTATTCGCGCCCCGACGAGCGAACGGGGGTGATCGGCGTCACCGGAACCAACGGGAAGACCACGGTGGTCCATCTGGTGGAGTCGATCCTCAAGGCCGCCGGAGAGAAAGTATGCGCGCTGGGGACGCTCGCCTATCGAATCGGGAGCGAGGAGATGCGCGCGGAGCGCACGACTCCCGAATCGGTCGACCTGTGCCGCATCCTGGATCGGGCCGCGAGCGAAGGATGCCGCCACGCCGTGATGGAAGTCTCCTCGCACTCCCTCGCGCTCAAGCGCGTCGCCGGCCTGCGCTTCGCCGCCGCGGTCTTCACGAACCTGACCCGGGATCATCTCGACTTCCACGGCGACATGGAGCATTACCGGGAAGCCAAGTCGATGCTTTTCCGCGACCTGCCGGAAGGGCACCCCGCGGTGGTGAACGCCGACGATCCGGCCGCCTCGCACTTCCTGTCGCTCACGCGCGGCCGGCCGGTCACCTACGGATTCGGGGAAGGCGCCGACGTGCGGATCGAATCCTTCCAGCCGGACTGGAAGGGGATCCAGATGACGCTGAGCGTGGCGGGCGCGGCGCTGCCGCTGAGAAGCCGTCTTTTCGGCCGCCCGAACGCGAGCAACATCGCGGCCGCCGTCGCCGCGACCACGGCGCTCGGCACAAAGCCGGAGCACGCCGCCGCCGGAGTCGCGGCGCTGGCCGGAGTCCCGGGCCGTCTGGAGAGCGTCGAGGCGGGGCAGCGGTTTTCCGTCTACGTCGACTACGCGCACACTGACGACGCCCTGACCAGCACGCTGAAGACCGTGCGCGAGCTCCGCCCCCGGCGGCTGATCGTGGTCTTCGGCTGCGGCGGCGATCGCGACCGGACGAAGCGGCCTCTCATGGGGGCGGCCGCGGCGCGGCTCGCCGATCTCGCGATCCTCACTTCCGACAATCCGCGCACCGAGGACCCGCTCGCCATCGTGGCGGAGGTCGAGAAGGGAATCCTCAAGGTGACTTCCGATCGAAAGCGCTACCGGGTCATCCCCGATCGGCGGGAAGCGATTCGGGCGGCGCTCATGGAGGCGGACGGGGGGGACGCGGTCCTGATCGCGGGAAAGGGTCACGAGACGTATCAGATCCTCCGGGATCGGACCGTTCCCTTCGACGATCGGGAAGTGGCGCGCGAGATTCTCCGGACCCGGGTGCCGGCGAATTCCGGCCATGGCGCGCCTTAG
- the rsmH gene encoding 16S rRNA (cytosine(1402)-N(4))-methyltransferase RsmH, producing MIAEVAAVMSEPPPAGISHRPVLVGETVSLLAPRLGAIVVDCTVGLGGHARALLAAIGDRGRVLGLDRDAESLEIAARNLEEFGDRFVPVHADYRDLRRVLAEKKVGSVDALLADLGFSSFQIDSADRGFSFRVDAPLDMRMDRSSGKTAADLLAELGENEIATLLRTFGEERSARRIARALVEERRRRRVRTTLDLARLVERTLGARGGARIHPATRTFQAVRIAVNRELEGLEEFVREACSILAAGGRAAFISFHSLEDRIVKQTLRSLSPRCVCPPAFPRCTCGRPGLVESITRRAVRPGTEEIRANPRSRSARLRAVRRLPDPAPAGGRS from the coding sequence ATGATCGCCGAGGTTGCCGCCGTGATGTCCGAGCCGCCCCCCGCAGGGATTTCGCACCGGCCGGTCCTGGTCGGGGAGACCGTGAGCCTTCTGGCGCCGCGGCTCGGGGCGATCGTCGTGGACTGCACGGTCGGGTTGGGAGGTCACGCGCGGGCGCTGCTCGCGGCGATCGGAGACCGCGGCCGCGTGCTGGGCCTGGATCGCGACGCCGAATCGCTCGAGATCGCCGCGCGGAATCTCGAGGAGTTCGGCGACCGGTTCGTGCCCGTGCACGCCGACTACCGCGATCTCCGGCGAGTCCTGGCGGAGAAGAAAGTCGGCTCGGTGGACGCCCTTCTCGCCGATCTGGGCTTCTCTTCGTTCCAGATCGACTCCGCCGATCGGGGATTCTCGTTCCGGGTCGATGCGCCGCTCGACATGAGGATGGACCGATCCTCGGGCAAGACGGCGGCCGATCTCCTCGCCGAGCTCGGCGAGAACGAGATCGCGACGCTGCTGCGGACCTTCGGCGAGGAACGATCCGCCCGGCGAATCGCCCGGGCCCTCGTGGAGGAGCGGCGGCGCCGGAGGGTCCGCACGACGCTGGACCTGGCGCGCCTGGTCGAGCGGACGCTGGGAGCGAGGGGCGGCGCGCGGATCCATCCCGCGACGCGCACCTTCCAGGCCGTGAGAATCGCCGTGAACCGCGAGCTGGAAGGGCTCGAGGAATTCGTGCGGGAAGCGTGCTCGATCCTGGCGGCCGGCGGGCGGGCGGCCTTCATCTCCTTCCACTCGCTGGAGGACCGGATCGTCAAGCAAACGCTCCGGTCGCTCTCGCCCCGCTGCGTCTGCCCGCCCGCTTTTCCTCGATGCACCTGCGGCCGCCCCGGCCTCGTCGAGTCGATCACCCGAAGGGCGGTGCGGCCCGGGACGGAGGAGATCCGCGCGAATCCGCGCTCCCGCAGCGCCCGGCTGCGGGCGGTGCGCCGGCTGCCGGATCCGGCGCCGGCGGGAGGGCGCTCGTGA
- a CDS encoding penicillin-binding protein produces MWQRGKMPERVTILIGALGLAFAGVQLRLIQVQVLQAPRLRAVARSQQEAVITLDPKRGPIYDRNGKELALSVDVDSVYADPSQIANPTLAARNLSRVLGVRFEDLRAKLKSGKRFAWVQRKITPAQRRAVEALKIKGIGFVKESKRYYPNGPLAAHVLGYAGVDNQGLDGIEYSRDADVRGKPGRLSTIRDGRGGRALTTNEHPPTAGRSVVLSLDLVVQHLAEKELEAAVAEHQARGGTAIVLRPDTGEILALANRPTFDPNVYSEYSDESRRNRAIGAIYEPGSTFKVVTAGAALEEKKVTPATVLYCEHGAIQIGKFTIKEDRLPFDYLTVEQIVEKSSNVGAIKLALMMPPSVFYRHLTDFGFGESTGIDLPGETRGLLRPPESWSGLSQASLAIGQEVGVTPLQSVTAVSAVASGGILRRPWIVAGLVGEDGGISRPARSADPGRRIISPATAAAMTSILEKVVTDGTGKAAAIPGYGVAGKTGTAQKIDETGRYSRGKYVASFVGFVPSRDPALAIIVVVDEPHHGFHGGEIAAPVFARIALPALQYLGVMPAEGGVILNRGAEIQASLRSLEAMPSVARGGLARRRPKRAEQTARFLPLAAPELGGRAGGDSGSDEVAEMPDLSGMSLREATILLAQMGLTPHINGRGPLVGSQSPEPGAEVRSGEACSLALTEERP; encoded by the coding sequence ATGTGGCAGCGTGGAAAGATGCCGGAGCGCGTGACGATCCTGATCGGCGCGCTGGGCCTCGCCTTCGCCGGCGTGCAGCTTCGCCTGATTCAGGTGCAGGTCCTCCAGGCCCCCCGCCTGCGGGCGGTGGCGCGCTCGCAGCAGGAGGCGGTGATCACGCTCGACCCGAAGCGCGGCCCCATCTACGACCGGAACGGGAAGGAGCTGGCTCTTTCGGTCGACGTCGACTCCGTGTACGCCGATCCTTCGCAGATCGCGAATCCCACGCTCGCCGCGCGAAACCTCTCGAGAGTCCTGGGCGTGCGGTTCGAAGATCTCCGGGCGAAGCTCAAGAGCGGCAAGCGATTCGCCTGGGTCCAGCGGAAGATCACGCCGGCGCAGCGCCGCGCCGTGGAAGCGCTGAAGATCAAGGGCATCGGCTTCGTCAAGGAGAGCAAGCGGTACTATCCGAACGGCCCGCTCGCGGCACACGTCCTCGGATACGCGGGAGTCGACAACCAGGGGCTCGACGGGATCGAGTACTCGCGCGACGCGGACGTGCGGGGAAAGCCGGGACGCCTCTCCACAATCCGCGACGGCCGGGGCGGAAGGGCGCTCACGACCAACGAGCATCCCCCCACGGCCGGGCGCTCAGTCGTCCTGTCGCTGGACCTGGTGGTCCAGCACCTGGCCGAGAAGGAGCTCGAGGCCGCGGTCGCCGAGCACCAGGCCCGCGGCGGAACCGCCATCGTGCTCCGCCCCGACACCGGCGAGATCCTGGCGCTCGCGAACCGTCCCACCTTCGACCCGAACGTCTATTCCGAATACTCGGACGAGTCGAGGCGCAACCGTGCGATCGGGGCGATCTACGAGCCGGGGTCCACGTTCAAGGTCGTGACCGCGGGGGCGGCGCTGGAGGAGAAGAAGGTCACTCCGGCCACGGTCCTTTATTGCGAGCACGGCGCCATCCAGATCGGCAAGTTCACGATCAAGGAGGACCGCCTTCCCTTCGACTATCTCACGGTCGAGCAGATCGTCGAAAAATCGAGCAATGTCGGAGCGATCAAGCTGGCGCTGATGATGCCCCCCTCGGTCTTCTACCGCCATCTCACCGATTTCGGCTTCGGGGAATCGACCGGCATCGACCTTCCCGGAGAGACGCGGGGCCTGCTGCGCCCCCCCGAGAGCTGGTCGGGACTGTCGCAGGCGTCCCTCGCGATCGGCCAGGAAGTCGGGGTCACGCCGCTCCAATCGGTCACGGCGGTCTCGGCGGTGGCGAGCGGCGGGATTCTCCGCCGGCCGTGGATCGTCGCCGGCCTGGTGGGCGAGGACGGCGGGATCTCGCGGCCGGCGCGCTCCGCCGATCCGGGACGGCGCATCATCTCGCCCGCCACGGCGGCGGCCATGACCTCCATCCTGGAGAAGGTAGTCACCGACGGCACCGGCAAAGCCGCGGCGATTCCCGGCTACGGCGTGGCGGGCAAGACAGGGACCGCGCAGAAGATCGACGAGACGGGACGTTACAGCCGGGGGAAGTACGTCGCCTCGTTCGTGGGCTTCGTTCCGTCGCGCGATCCGGCGCTCGCCATCATCGTCGTCGTGGACGAGCCGCACCACGGCTTCCACGGCGGCGAGATCGCCGCGCCCGTCTTCGCCCGGATCGCCCTCCCCGCCCTCCAATATCTCGGCGTGATGCCCGCCGAAGGAGGCGTGATCCTGAACCGCGGCGCGGAGATTCAAGCCTCGCTGCGGAGCCTGGAGGCGATGCCTTCCGTGGCCCGCGGGGGTCTCGCCAGGCGCCGCCCGAAGCGCGCCGAGCAGACGGCGCGCTTCCTGCCTCTCGCCGCGCCGGAGCTCGGGGGGCGTGCCGGCGGCGATTCCGGCAGCGACGAGGTGGCCGAAATGCCGGACCTCTCCGGCATGAGCTTGCGGGAAGCCACCATCCTGCTGGCCCAGATGGGGCTCACACCCCATATCAACGGCCGCGGACCGCTGGTAGGAAGCCAGAGTCCCGAACCCGGCGCGGAAGTCCGTTCCGGAGAGGCATGCAGCCTGGCTCTGACGGAGGAGCGGCCTTGA
- the murF gene encoding UDP-N-acetylmuramoyl-tripeptide--D-alanyl-D-alanine ligase, translated as MARLSLAEAARGTEGVLLRGDPEATVESYSIDTRTLKRGDLFFALAGPNHDAHRFVPEALGKGAAGVVIARGRVTDFPGDAAIIRVPDTTRALQDLGRWIRHRQAVKVLGITGSTGKTTTKEMTAAVMEEAMPTLKSRGNLNNTFGLPLCLLEMEPGHQAAVLEMGMSYPGELKLLASIADPDVGVLTNVYPVHLEHFPSLAAIADAKGELFRGMREDATAVYNADDAEATRVALPFPGRKIGFGFTERAEVRAAELRHETPGSTRFRLIGAGADLDVEIPFPGRHHVANSLAAAAAAHAAGAGPEAIRRGLARTRPLPMRGALLRLRGPVQILDETYNSNPRAMERALETLAAMPASRKIVAAGDMLELGTSEAEAHRALGENVAKSGAALFVAVGPLSRLAAESARAAGVPEVRHFHDSAAAAAWTAGVVRPGDLILVKGSRGIAMERVVDALRTSLGAEED; from the coding sequence ATGGCGCGCCTTAGCCTGGCCGAGGCGGCGCGCGGGACGGAAGGCGTGCTCCTGCGCGGCGATCCGGAGGCGACGGTGGAGTCGTACTCCATCGACACGCGGACGCTGAAGCGCGGCGACCTGTTCTTCGCCCTGGCGGGGCCGAACCACGACGCCCACCGCTTCGTCCCGGAAGCGCTCGGCAAGGGGGCGGCCGGGGTGGTGATCGCGCGGGGCCGGGTGACGGACTTCCCCGGCGACGCGGCGATCATCCGGGTGCCGGACACGACCCGAGCCCTCCAGGATCTGGGGCGGTGGATCCGGCACCGCCAGGCGGTGAAGGTGCTCGGAATCACCGGATCGACGGGCAAGACGACGACCAAGGAAATGACCGCGGCGGTGATGGAAGAGGCGATGCCCACGCTCAAATCACGCGGGAACCTGAACAACACCTTCGGGCTGCCGCTCTGCCTGCTCGAGATGGAGCCCGGCCACCAGGCCGCGGTTCTCGAGATGGGGATGAGCTATCCGGGCGAGCTGAAGCTCCTGGCCTCCATCGCCGATCCCGACGTGGGGGTCCTGACGAACGTCTACCCCGTCCACCTCGAGCACTTTCCGTCCCTCGCCGCCATCGCCGACGCCAAGGGGGAGCTGTTCCGCGGCATGCGCGAGGACGCGACCGCCGTCTACAACGCGGACGACGCCGAGGCGACGCGGGTCGCGCTGCCGTTTCCCGGCCGGAAGATCGGCTTCGGCTTCACGGAGCGCGCCGAAGTCCGGGCCGCCGAGCTGCGCCACGAGACGCCCGGCTCCACGCGCTTCCGATTGATCGGCGCGGGCGCCGACCTGGACGTGGAGATCCCCTTTCCGGGGCGCCATCACGTGGCCAACTCGCTGGCCGCCGCGGCGGCGGCCCATGCCGCGGGCGCGGGGCCCGAGGCGATCCGCCGGGGCCTGGCGCGCACCCGGCCCCTGCCAATGCGCGGCGCGCTGCTGCGGCTTCGCGGGCCGGTGCAGATCCTGGACGAGACCTACAACAGCAATCCGAGAGCGATGGAGCGGGCGCTCGAGACGCTCGCCGCCATGCCGGCCTCCCGGAAAATCGTGGCCGCCGGGGACATGCTCGAGCTGGGAACCTCGGAGGCCGAGGCCCACCGCGCCCTGGGGGAAAACGTCGCGAAGAGCGGCGCCGCCCTGTTCGTCGCGGTCGGGCCGCTCTCGCGGCTCGCCGCCGAGAGCGCCCGCGCGGCCGGAGTGCCGGAAGTCCGCCATTTCCACGATTCCGCCGCGGCGGCGGCATGGACGGCCGGCGTCGTGCGGCCGGGGGACCTGATCCTGGTGAAGGGCTCCCGCGGCATCGCCATGGAGCGCGTCGTCGACGCGCTCCGCACTTCCCTCGGCGCGGAGGAGGACTGA
- the ftsW gene encoding putative lipid II flippase FtsW, producing the protein MSRKLAFDRLLFAIPVVLSLLGIVMIYSASAVLSMERYGSPYHYLGKQLAALGVGFALMLWAMHFDYRRLKTRGLILGSLIAVSGLLMLALVTPSGPVRRWISLGLFSFQPSELAKPVLVLFLAAFLDRRAEDINDLRRTLLPCAVVVGGISFLIYMQPDLGTAASICLCAALLLYLAGLKTRYLAAGGALGFVGLVVMIFQANYRVQRLMTFLHPSDDPLGAGFQIRQSLLSFGSGGLQGVNLGEGRQKLFFLPEPHTDFIYAVIGEEVGLLGTSLVLLVFGFLLWRGIRAALRAPDRFGYLLGMGLTLFLVVQATLNMGMVLGLLPTKGLPLPFISYGGSSVMIGLLSVGVILNISQHSN; encoded by the coding sequence ATGTCGCGCAAGCTGGCCTTCGATCGGCTCCTCTTCGCGATTCCCGTCGTCCTGTCGCTGCTCGGCATCGTCATGATCTACTCCGCCTCCGCGGTGCTCTCGATGGAGCGCTACGGGTCGCCCTATCATTATCTCGGCAAGCAGCTGGCGGCGCTCGGGGTGGGATTCGCCCTGATGCTCTGGGCGATGCACTTCGACTACCGCCGCTTGAAGACGCGGGGATTGATTCTGGGATCCCTGATCGCGGTTTCGGGCCTGCTGATGCTGGCGCTGGTCACTCCTTCCGGGCCGGTGCGCCGCTGGATCTCCCTGGGACTCTTCTCGTTCCAGCCCTCCGAGCTGGCGAAGCCGGTCCTCGTCCTGTTCCTGGCGGCCTTCCTCGACCGGCGGGCCGAGGACATCAACGATTTGCGGCGGACGCTCCTGCCGTGCGCCGTGGTCGTCGGCGGGATCTCGTTCCTCATCTATATGCAGCCCGATCTCGGCACGGCCGCCTCGATCTGTCTCTGCGCGGCCCTCCTTCTCTATCTCGCCGGATTGAAGACGCGCTACCTGGCCGCGGGCGGCGCCCTGGGCTTCGTGGGGCTCGTGGTGATGATTTTCCAGGCGAACTACCGCGTCCAGCGGCTGATGACGTTCCTGCATCCTTCGGACGATCCGCTCGGCGCCGGATTCCAGATCCGCCAGTCGCTGCTCTCCTTCGGCAGCGGCGGGCTCCAGGGGGTCAACCTGGGCGAGGGGCGGCAGAAGCTCTTCTTCCTGCCGGAGCCGCACACCGACTTCATCTACGCCGTCATCGGCGAGGAGGTCGGCCTGCTGGGGACTTCCCTGGTTCTCCTGGTGTTCGGCTTCCTGCTCTGGCGGGGAATCCGCGCCGCGCTGCGCGCGCCGGACCGGTTCGGCTACCTCCTGGGGATGGGGCTGACCCTTTTTTTGGTGGTGCAGGCGACGCTCAACATGGGGATGGTCCTCGGGCTGCTTCCGACCAAGGGGCTGCCGCTTCCCTTCATTTCGTACGGCGGCTCCTCGGTGATGATCGGACTGCTTTCGGTGGGAGTGATCTTGAACATCTCCCAGCATTCCAACTGA